In the genome of Persephonella sp. KM09-Lau-8, one region contains:
- a CDS encoding ribonuclease Z, translated as MKGKIVLLGTSSAMPTVDRNNSGIYMKYKGEGFLFDCGEGTQRQIMKAGLSIYQVDKIFISHLHTDHTLGLPGLLETLDMHDKPRVDIYSIHGLQKVLGCVLNGVIYAPDIDINIHEFEPQDEIFTIFENKEYTVKSIGLNHVVDCIGFSFEEKPKRKFIKEKIEELNLTDRDFIQLKNEGKIIRDGQVITKEEITYEEKGFKFTYIPDTYKTDNIIKLAKGSDILVIEATYIDEEDKAREYGHLTLEYILEIYPQLECKQIILTHFSRRYKDMKPYIKKIQEKGYQNILIGKDFMEIKF; from the coding sequence ATGAAAGGTAAGATTGTCTTACTTGGAACTTCCTCTGCGATGCCAACGGTGGATAGAAATAACAGTGGTATTTATATGAAATATAAAGGGGAAGGCTTTTTGTTCGATTGTGGAGAGGGAACCCAGCGTCAAATAATGAAGGCTGGTCTGAGTATCTACCAGGTGGATAAAATTTTTATTTCCCATCTGCATACCGACCATACCCTTGGTCTTCCCGGTTTATTGGAAACACTGGATATGCATGATAAACCAAGAGTGGATATTTATTCTATACATGGACTTCAGAAGGTTCTGGGTTGCGTGTTAAATGGTGTTATATATGCACCTGATATAGATATTAATATCCATGAGTTTGAGCCTCAGGATGAGATTTTCACAATATTTGAAAATAAAGAATATACTGTCAAATCAATAGGACTTAATCATGTTGTTGATTGTATAGGGTTTTCCTTTGAGGAAAAACCAAAAAGAAAATTCATAAAAGAAAAAATTGAAGAACTTAACTTAACAGATAGAGATTTTATCCAGCTTAAAAATGAAGGAAAAATAATCAGGGATGGACAGGTTATCACAAAAGAAGAAATAACTTATGAAGAAAAAGGATTCAAATTTACATATATCCCTGATACATATAAAACAGACAATATTATAAAGCTGGCAAAAGGCAGCGATATTTTAGTTATTGAGGCGACTTATATTGATGAGGAAGATAAAGCAAGGGAGTATGGACATCTGACCCTTGAGTATATTTTGGAAATATATCCGCAACTTGAATGTAAGCAGATTATTCTTACCCATTTCAGCAGAAGATACAAGGATATGAAACCTTACATCAAAAAAATACAGGAAAAAGGCTACCAAAATATTCTGATAGGCAAAGACTTTATGGAAATTAAGTTTTAA
- a CDS encoding SH3 domain-containing protein yields MKKILLILFIITVALIDAYLAKELLLDPISRQFAHYKNQPKIVPEKKIQPQQDIIKEIIKKAEKENTLTKKTSENTPKSAKKTTVSTKNSSDLLLIAQEFTRMREKPDIKSKVIAIVRKGAIVRVIDQKGRYWKKIIYKSGGDIYEGWVDGRFFKPKESQ; encoded by the coding sequence TTGAAAAAGATACTTCTTATACTATTTATAATCACTGTAGCCTTGATTGATGCATATCTTGCAAAGGAACTTCTGCTTGATCCTATTTCCAGACAGTTTGCTCATTATAAAAATCAACCCAAAATAGTCCCAGAAAAAAAGATTCAACCTCAACAGGACATCATAAAAGAGATTATAAAAAAAGCAGAAAAAGAAAACACCCTTACTAAAAAAACTTCTGAAAACACACCAAAATCTGCAAAAAAAACAACAGTTTCCACAAAAAATTCCTCTGATCTTTTACTTATAGCACAGGAATTTACCAGAATGAGAGAAAAACCAGATATCAAGTCCAAAGTTATAGCTATTGTTAGAAAAGGTGCTATTGTGAGGGTTATAGACCAGAAAGGTAGATACTGGAAAAAAATTATTTATAAATCTGGTGGTGATATTTACGAAGGATGGGTGGATGGTAGATTTTTTAAACCAAAAGAGTCTCAATAA
- a CDS encoding carbon-nitrogen hydrolase, giving the protein MKVNIGLIQMSCTDDINENFEKAICYIKEAAKSGANLVVTQELFKSKYFCQVEDWDFFKLAEEINSQSDTIKRLSQVAKDNDIVIVASLFEKRDKGLYHNTAVVIDADGSFLGKYRKMHIPDDPHFYEKFYFTPGDLGYKVFQTKYCNVGTLICWDQWFPEAARLTAMQGADIIVYPTAIGWLPEEKEEYGESQYNAWETVQKGHAVANGCYVAAVNRVGFEQSPDGNSGIEFWGQSFIANPYGQIIKKASTDKEEILICEIDTDILDEHRTVWPFFRDRRIDSYQDITKRWLRD; this is encoded by the coding sequence CTGAAGGTAAATATTGGTCTTATCCAGATGAGCTGCACAGATGATATTAATGAAAATTTTGAAAAAGCTATCTGCTATATAAAGGAAGCTGCAAAAAGTGGTGCAAATCTGGTGGTTACACAGGAGTTGTTTAAATCAAAATATTTCTGTCAGGTTGAGGACTGGGATTTTTTTAAACTTGCTGAGGAAATCAATTCCCAATCAGACACTATAAAAAGGCTTTCTCAGGTTGCTAAGGATAATGATATTGTTATTGTTGCAAGTCTGTTTGAAAAAAGAGATAAAGGCCTTTATCACAATACAGCTGTTGTTATAGATGCAGATGGAAGTTTTCTTGGAAAATACAGAAAAATGCATATTCCGGATGACCCTCATTTTTATGAAAAGTTTTATTTCACTCCCGGGGATTTGGGATACAAGGTTTTCCAGACAAAATACTGTAATGTAGGAACCCTTATTTGCTGGGATCAGTGGTTTCCTGAGGCTGCAAGGCTGACAGCAATGCAAGGGGCAGATATTATTGTCTATCCAACTGCTATAGGCTGGCTTCCTGAGGAAAAAGAGGAATACGGAGAAAGCCAGTATAATGCATGGGAGACTGTTCAGAAAGGTCATGCAGTTGCAAACGGCTGCTATGTAGCAGCTGTAAACAGAGTTGGGTTTGAACAATCCCCAGACGGAAATAGTGGAATAGAATTCTGGGGACAAAGTTTTATTGCTAACCCTTACGGTCAGATAATCAAAAAGGCTTCAACTGATAAGGAAGAGATACTAATCTGTGAAATTGATACAGATATTCTTGATGAGCATAGAACTGTATGGCCATTTTTCAGAGATAGGAGAATAGACAGCTATCAGGATATTACAAAAAGATGGCTTAGGGATTAA
- a CDS encoding agmatine deiminase family protein, with protein MEKYRVPAEWERHYGTITTYPQAYETFFDRLENAKNTFVQMIKLIAEGEKVFINVNDENTREELENKLKKADANQKNIQIFINPTNDAWCRDYCPIFVKNSQIKALKFRFNAWGNKYPYQLDDKAGRKITEFLRIDRIDIDMVLEGGSIDINGKGCLITTESCLLNPNRNPDMSKEEIEKALKKYLGVEKILWLGEGIVGDDTDGHVDDITRFVKEDTILTAIERDKSDPNYEPLMENFNRLKSFTDTSGKPFRIITLPMPDPVYYRYPHKDEEERLPASYANFYITNKYVIVPVYNCKQDEVALDIIQKIFPDRKVVGLYAYDIVVGLGAFHCLTMQVPA; from the coding sequence ATGGAAAAATACAGAGTTCCTGCAGAATGGGAAAGACACTATGGAACAATTACCACATACCCGCAGGCTTATGAAACATTTTTTGATAGACTGGAAAATGCAAAAAATACCTTTGTTCAGATGATTAAGCTAATAGCAGAAGGAGAAAAAGTTTTTATAAATGTTAATGACGAAAATACCAGAGAAGAACTTGAAAATAAACTAAAAAAGGCAGATGCAAACCAGAAAAATATCCAGATATTTATAAATCCCACTAACGATGCATGGTGCAGAGATTACTGTCCTATTTTTGTTAAAAACAGTCAGATAAAGGCTCTAAAATTCAGATTTAATGCATGGGGGAATAAGTATCCATACCAGCTTGATGATAAAGCAGGCAGAAAAATAACAGAGTTCCTAAGAATAGATAGAATAGATATTGATATGGTTCTGGAAGGCGGCTCAATCGATATAAACGGTAAAGGTTGCTTAATAACTACAGAAAGTTGTCTGCTAAATCCAAACAGAAATCCTGATATGAGTAAAGAAGAGATAGAAAAAGCGCTAAAAAAATATCTTGGTGTTGAAAAAATACTGTGGCTTGGTGAAGGAATTGTTGGAGATGATACAGATGGCCATGTGGATGATATAACCAGATTTGTAAAGGAAGATACAATCTTGACAGCAATAGAAAGGGATAAATCTGACCCAAATTATGAACCTCTGATGGAAAATTTCAACCGTCTAAAAAGTTTTACAGATACCTCAGGAAAACCGTTCAGGATAATTACTCTTCCTATGCCTGACCCTGTCTATTACAGATATCCACACAAAGATGAGGAGGAAAGACTTCCAGCTTCTTACGCAAATTTCTATATAACAAATAAATATGTGATTGTGCCAGTGTATAACTGTAAACAGGATGAGGTTGCTCTTGATATTATTCAAAAGATTTTTCCTGATAGAAAGGTTGTTGGACTTTATGCCTATGATATAGTGGTTGGACTTGGAGCATTCCATTGTTTAACAATGCAGGTGCCGGCATGA
- a CDS encoding NTPase: MKILITGKPGIGKTTVIKKLTSYLKDKAVGFYTEEIRDKTGHRKGFVIKTLDGKEGILALKGLASRYKVGKYGVNIKEFESIAIPVLEKALKENKIILIDEIGKMELFSPKFAQLIKQLFEDKNKTIIATIPIKNVHPVIRWIKSLPDAQIIEIDYTNRNYIPEKILESINER, translated from the coding sequence ATGAAAATATTAATTACAGGAAAACCGGGAATAGGAAAAACAACAGTTATAAAAAAACTAACAAGTTATTTAAAGGATAAAGCTGTTGGATTTTATACAGAGGAAATAAGAGATAAAACCGGCCATAGAAAAGGTTTTGTTATTAAAACTCTGGATGGGAAAGAAGGTATTCTTGCACTAAAAGGCTTAGCTTCCAGATACAAAGTTGGCAAATACGGGGTCAATATAAAAGAATTTGAAAGTATTGCCATACCGGTCTTAGAAAAAGCCCTTAAAGAAAACAAAATTATACTTATTGATGAGATTGGAAAAATGGAGCTATTTTCTCCAAAATTTGCCCAGCTAATAAAACAACTTTTTGAGGATAAGAATAAAACCATAATAGCCACAATTCCCATAAAAAATGTTCATCCTGTTATTAGATGGATTAAATCCCTGCCGGATGCCCAGATAATAGAAATTGATTACACAAACAGAAATTACATACCTGAAAAAATTCTGGAGAGTATAAATGAAAGGTAA
- a CDS encoding nucleoside deaminase, with product MSEQEIKKFIDEAYKEALKAYSKDEVPVGAVIVKDGKIIGRGHNLRVSENNALLHAEIVAIQDACKNINNWRLDGATLIVTNEPCVMCTGAIMQARISEVIFCSLNQKMGAILSNFRILDYNNITFKVEYKYIFDERCSKILTDYFKHKRGEKVEKDTSYTIYNHCSLD from the coding sequence ATGTCAGAACAAGAAATAAAAAAATTCATTGATGAGGCTTACAAAGAGGCTCTCAAAGCATACTCTAAAGACGAAGTCCCTGTTGGTGCAGTAATTGTTAAAGATGGAAAAATCATAGGCAGAGGACATAATCTCAGGGTTTCGGAGAACAATGCTTTGCTACATGCAGAAATAGTTGCCATTCAGGATGCCTGTAAAAATATAAATAACTGGCGTTTAGATGGTGCAACCTTGATTGTAACCAACGAACCCTGTGTTATGTGCACAGGGGCAATAATGCAGGCACGTATCAGTGAAGTTATTTTTTGCTCCCTTAATCAAAAAATGGGGGCTATTTTAAGCAACTTTAGAATTTTAGATTATAATAATATAACATTTAAGGTTGAGTATAAGTATATATTTGACGAAAGATGTTCAAAAATACTAACCGATTACTTTAAACATAAACGGGGGGAGAAAGTTGAAAAAGATACTTCTTATACTATTTATAATCACTGTAGCCTTGATTGA
- a CDS encoding transcriptional repressor, whose amino-acid sequence MAKLNIPKGYRKTKQREAILNVLEKAEYPITAEHIFMELKNQGIDVSLSTVYRNLEMLTKEGLVVKSYMMNEDKARFALPDKKNYLVCEKCGKIVIIDNCPFDKFKEELIEVHGFDITGHSIEVYGICPECQNKK is encoded by the coding sequence ATGGCTAAATTAAATATTCCCAAGGGCTACAGAAAGACGAAACAAAGGGAAGCAATACTTAATGTTTTAGAAAAGGCTGAGTATCCTATCACAGCTGAGCATATATTCATGGAATTGAAAAATCAGGGAATAGATGTAAGCCTTTCCACTGTATACAGAAATCTGGAAATGTTAACCAAAGAAGGCCTTGTTGTTAAATCCTATATGATGAATGAGGATAAAGCCCGTTTTGCACTCCCAGATAAAAAGAATTATCTTGTCTGTGAAAAATGTGGAAAAATCGTAATTATTGATAACTGCCCCTTTGACAAGTTCAAAGAAGAACTTATAGAAGTCCATGGATTTGATATTACAGGACACTCCATTGAAGTTTATGGTATCTGTCCAGAATGTCAGAACAAGAAATAA